From the genome of Pelagicoccus sp. SDUM812003, one region includes:
- a CDS encoding alpha/beta hydrolase → MLPILLIHGYSSEGASTSVEEIYGTLPSDLRKEFGADAVVDIDLSRWISLSDGVTIDDVSYAMDRAIKAKGQQLADGFNVVIHSTGALVTRNWIRLFSPKPCPIQNLVHLAGANFGSGLAHIGRGQLARWGRFILHGTGRGIRILDELEFGSWKTIDLHRHFLQPGNDMYHDYQVQEFCLIGSQTPESLRHIPIRYLKEDSSDNTVRTSAGNLNFNYISVTPTDEARQITVRKLRELVAQRLKDETIDSSFYTYDLSQLASQRQAVPFFIAFETAHFGDEIGIVTGSQNRKSILPRIKEALSASYDKSEYNQIVESFESARGETFESAKTLKSSFLEWNKQSQYEGHAQLIFRLRDQFGQGIKDFDITFRSTPLGIRKNKMEGMLEDRHKNKKFPGTMTFYLRTQRYDKRRKSWVDLLDRAAAVRLEITAHEDDSDDIDYIPVNLRLSSKELQAVMQSFRTTIIDVTLMRLPSQKVFALKAAT, encoded by the coding sequence ATGCTCCCCATCCTCCTCATCCACGGGTATTCATCCGAGGGCGCCAGCACCTCCGTCGAAGAAATCTACGGCACCCTGCCTTCCGACCTCAGAAAGGAATTCGGAGCCGACGCGGTGGTCGACATCGACCTCAGCCGCTGGATCTCCCTCAGCGACGGCGTCACCATCGACGATGTCAGCTACGCCATGGACCGCGCCATCAAAGCGAAAGGGCAACAGCTGGCCGACGGCTTCAACGTGGTGATCCACAGCACCGGAGCGCTGGTCACCCGAAACTGGATCCGACTCTTCAGCCCCAAGCCCTGCCCCATCCAAAACCTGGTGCACCTCGCCGGAGCCAACTTCGGCAGCGGACTCGCCCACATCGGGCGCGGACAGCTGGCCCGCTGGGGGCGCTTCATCCTGCACGGCACCGGTCGCGGCATCCGAATCCTCGACGAGTTGGAATTCGGCTCATGGAAAACCATCGACCTGCATCGACACTTCCTCCAGCCGGGCAACGACATGTACCACGACTATCAGGTGCAGGAATTCTGCCTCATAGGATCCCAAACCCCGGAATCCCTGCGCCACATCCCCATCCGCTACCTGAAGGAGGACTCCTCCGACAACACCGTGCGCACCAGCGCGGGGAACCTGAACTTCAACTACATCAGCGTCACCCCCACCGACGAAGCGCGCCAGATCACAGTGCGCAAGCTGCGCGAGCTCGTGGCCCAGCGCCTGAAGGACGAGACCATCGATTCCTCCTTCTACACCTACGACCTTTCCCAGCTCGCCAGCCAACGGCAAGCCGTTCCCTTCTTCATCGCATTCGAAACCGCTCACTTCGGCGACGAGATCGGCATCGTGACCGGCAGCCAAAATCGCAAGTCCATCCTGCCTCGGATCAAGGAAGCTCTCAGCGCGTCGTACGATAAAAGCGAATACAACCAGATCGTCGAAAGCTTCGAATCCGCCCGAGGCGAAACCTTCGAATCGGCCAAGACGCTGAAGTCCAGCTTCCTGGAGTGGAACAAGCAAAGCCAGTACGAAGGCCACGCCCAATTGATCTTCCGCCTCCGGGACCAGTTCGGACAAGGCATTAAGGATTTCGACATCACCTTTCGCTCCACCCCCCTCGGGATTCGCAAAAACAAGATGGAGGGCATGCTGGAGGATCGGCACAAGAACAAGAAGTTCCCCGGCACCATGACCTTCTACCTGCGCACGCAGCGCTACGACAAGCGACGCAAGAGCTGGGTCGACCTGCTCGACCGGGCGGCCGCGGTGCGGTTGGAGATAACCGCCCACGAGGACGACTCGGACGACATCGACTACATCCCCGTCAATCTGCGCCTCAGCTCGAAAGAGCTGCAAGCGGTCATGCAGAGCTTTCGCACCACCATCATAGACGTCACCCTGATGCGCCTGCCCAGCCAGAAGGTCTTCGCCCTGAAGGCCGCGACCTAG
- a CDS encoding TonB-dependent receptor, translating to MIGRKSRVLGVFSSFLASASLGSDAFSQTDVDIASMSLDELMGVEVTTPGKVPEEIRDTPASVYLVTRSDVEAYGYRTLTEVLENVPGFYNIDNYTGVSGNFGIRGFWNGRSQNSSVAILLNGVPQSRLDVWSNPMESLNIPVEAIDRVEVSRGPNSVIYGNGAAFGAINIITDSSYADDQVSVSVGGYHTRSAAARWSEFGEDFHVILNAGYYETGGVDVDLTELVGPQNQAVLPAFGVTEENLSLDGKLEKAYSQMHLSAAWRDLSFELTHNEAEVESFSGYPALFEGNQRFTRNTRMTLGSEFELGTAYRLSTHLIYNTFDLGENYDALFEGFVGFHGADYNSWELESLLSYAPSDRFRLIGGINLQRLQNYVELTDVPAIGLANETVLIDKRDTRAFFTQLSYSISDALRLVAGGRVEELKEHGRRITADNADDIFGVKGGHENFMPRVSLIYQASDANVLKLMAGDAIKFPSFTDVLVSSEKVRTVEANYSYAADSMLLSGSVFWNSQRDLITDELRFLPNYLVDTDRRTGGEVDTFGVELLARFELTEAYRAEFGATWQDSDYKPHPEGIMSYSPEWVGHAKLSYRKDNFTLSGLYRYVDNMYSFYNVNADEPADRPDGFFGEPVDAYSVVDLHARWDDLWEGVYLSLHVNNVFDTTIRYPNNPINGRLLDRGHLAYERMLSVKAGVEF from the coding sequence ATGATTGGCCGAAAGTCGCGCGTTTTAGGGGTATTTTCGAGTTTTCTTGCGAGCGCCTCGCTGGGCTCGGACGCCTTTTCCCAGACCGATGTCGACATCGCCAGCATGTCGCTCGACGAGCTGATGGGGGTGGAAGTCACTACGCCGGGCAAGGTGCCGGAGGAGATTCGCGACACTCCGGCCAGCGTCTATCTGGTGACGCGATCGGATGTGGAGGCCTACGGCTATCGCACCCTGACGGAGGTGTTGGAGAACGTGCCCGGGTTTTACAACATAGACAACTACACCGGCGTCAGCGGCAACTTCGGCATAAGGGGGTTCTGGAACGGGCGCTCGCAGAACAGCAGCGTGGCCATCTTGCTCAACGGGGTGCCTCAGTCGCGGCTGGATGTTTGGTCCAACCCGATGGAGTCGCTGAACATCCCGGTGGAGGCGATCGATCGGGTGGAGGTGTCGCGCGGGCCGAACTCCGTGATTTACGGAAACGGAGCGGCCTTCGGAGCGATCAACATCATCACCGACAGCTCCTACGCCGACGATCAGGTGAGCGTCTCGGTGGGCGGCTACCACACGCGCTCCGCGGCGGCTCGCTGGTCGGAGTTCGGCGAGGATTTCCACGTCATCCTGAACGCGGGCTACTACGAGACTGGGGGAGTCGATGTCGATCTCACCGAGCTGGTGGGGCCGCAGAATCAGGCGGTGCTTCCGGCCTTTGGCGTGACCGAGGAAAACCTGTCTTTGGACGGGAAGCTGGAGAAGGCCTACAGCCAGATGCATCTCAGCGCGGCTTGGCGGGATCTCTCTTTCGAGCTGACGCACAACGAGGCGGAGGTAGAGTCCTTCTCGGGCTATCCAGCCTTGTTCGAGGGAAACCAGCGCTTCACCCGCAACACCCGCATGACGCTGGGGAGCGAATTCGAGCTCGGGACGGCCTATCGGCTCAGCACCCATCTGATCTACAACACCTTCGACTTGGGCGAGAACTACGACGCCCTGTTCGAAGGCTTTGTCGGATTTCACGGAGCCGACTACAACAGCTGGGAACTGGAGTCGCTGCTCAGCTACGCGCCTTCGGATCGGTTTAGGCTGATCGGCGGCATCAATCTGCAGCGCCTGCAGAACTATGTGGAGCTGACCGACGTGCCGGCGATCGGCCTGGCCAACGAGACGGTCCTTATCGACAAGCGTGACACCCGAGCCTTTTTCACCCAGCTCAGCTACAGCATTTCGGATGCGCTACGGCTGGTTGCGGGCGGGCGCGTGGAGGAGCTCAAGGAGCACGGCCGACGCATCACCGCGGACAACGCTGACGACATCTTCGGCGTGAAGGGCGGTCATGAGAACTTCATGCCTCGCGTCTCGCTCATCTACCAGGCCTCGGACGCTAACGTGCTGAAGCTGATGGCGGGAGACGCGATCAAGTTCCCCAGTTTCACCGACGTGCTTGTATCGTCGGAAAAGGTGAGGACGGTGGAAGCGAACTACAGCTACGCAGCCGATTCCATGTTGCTAAGCGGCAGCGTCTTTTGGAACTCGCAGCGAGACCTGATCACCGACGAGCTGCGCTTTCTGCCGAACTACCTGGTGGATACGGATCGCCGAACGGGGGGCGAGGTCGATACCTTCGGGGTCGAGCTGCTCGCTCGGTTCGAGCTGACGGAGGCCTATCGGGCCGAGTTCGGGGCGACTTGGCAGGATTCGGACTACAAGCCGCACCCGGAAGGCATCATGAGCTACTCGCCGGAGTGGGTCGGGCATGCCAAGCTGTCCTATCGCAAGGATAACTTCACCCTGTCAGGACTCTATCGATACGTGGATAACATGTATTCGTTCTACAACGTCAACGCCGACGAGCCGGCGGATCGCCCGGACGGTTTCTTCGGCGAGCCGGTCGACGCGTATTCGGTGGTGGATCTTCACGCTCGTTGGGACGATCTATGGGAGGGCGTTTATCTGAGCCTGCACGTGAACAATGTATTCGATACCACGATACGCTATCCCAACAATCCGATAAACGGGCGATTGCTGGATCGCGGCCACCTCGCCTACGAGCGCATGCTCAGCGTGAAGGCGGGGGTGGAGTTCTGA
- a CDS encoding YfiR family protein, with translation MSSKLAGTDSSANKTAKSRPRRGGFAAAFVSFIACLVAWTLPAQDLPQQQIEAAMTLRVLSFTEWPQEAHPIQIGVFEDSDSLTAFQSLLQNETFRSRFEVRLIDRDISSEQLRGLQAIYFSEPDLTAIPRIVLRTAGQPIVLIGAFEDFLEMGGMVNFIKRQRKLSFEIDLKTSRQRGIEYRAKLLRLASRIVEE, from the coding sequence ATGAGCTCAAAACTGGCAGGAACCGATTCTTCGGCAAACAAGACCGCGAAATCGCGGCCGCGCCGAGGCGGATTTGCGGCAGCCTTCGTCTCCTTTATCGCTTGCCTGGTCGCCTGGACGCTCCCAGCCCAAGACCTGCCGCAGCAACAGATCGAGGCCGCGATGACCCTTCGGGTGCTCAGCTTCACCGAATGGCCACAGGAGGCCCACCCCATCCAGATCGGCGTTTTCGAAGACTCCGACAGCCTGACCGCCTTCCAGTCGCTGCTGCAAAACGAAACCTTCCGCTCGCGCTTCGAAGTCAGGCTGATCGATCGCGACATTTCCTCGGAGCAGCTGCGAGGGCTTCAGGCCATCTACTTCAGCGAGCCCGATCTGACCGCGATCCCTAGAATCGTCCTACGCACCGCGGGCCAGCCGATCGTGCTGATCGGGGCCTTCGAGGATTTCCTGGAAATGGGCGGCATGGTAAACTTCATCAAGCGGCAGCGTAAGCTCTCATTCGAGATCGACCTGAAAACATCGCGCCAACGCGGCATCGAGTACCGAGCGAAGCTCCTGCGGCTCGCCAGCAGAATCGTCGAGGAATGA
- a CDS encoding cellulase family glycosylhydrolase yields MKPRSTIARMTRHLFAIIALIGIATTSIEAETSGKKAPLNPSGFAIQRGINLSHWLSQDFGWSPRETFITENDIQYLAGIGYDHVRLPLDEKEMWDAEGNPIEASFAYVEKAIEWCQAHDLRIVVDLHTINAHHFNAANEGLENTLWTDPAAQEGFFDLWRDLSARLHHYPVDLVAYEIMNEPVAEDHEDWNRLVETALKTIRELEPDRVIVIGANMWQIPVNVPKLRIPENDKNIILSTHVYAPLAFTHYKANWTPFQVYEGPVSYPGAPITQEVYDALVAENPALADLLNNAREDWGPERLAAEFAPAIEHARKLGLQLYCGEFGCLPTVPREQRLAYYRDLLKVLEDNDVAWANWEYKGDFGIFEWHSEITSIGAPDLDMIEVLTGTRPQ; encoded by the coding sequence ATGAAACCACGCTCCACAATCGCGCGCATGACGCGACACCTGTTCGCGATCATCGCCTTGATCGGCATCGCGACCACCTCAATCGAGGCTGAAACCTCAGGGAAGAAGGCTCCCCTCAATCCCTCCGGCTTCGCCATTCAACGCGGCATCAACTTGAGCCATTGGCTCTCGCAGGACTTTGGCTGGTCCCCCCGAGAAACCTTCATCACGGAAAACGATATTCAGTACCTGGCAGGCATCGGCTACGACCATGTGCGGCTGCCGTTGGACGAAAAGGAAATGTGGGACGCCGAAGGCAATCCCATCGAGGCCTCTTTCGCCTACGTGGAAAAAGCGATCGAATGGTGCCAAGCCCACGATCTGCGCATCGTCGTCGACCTGCACACCATCAACGCCCACCACTTCAACGCCGCCAACGAAGGGCTGGAGAACACCCTCTGGACCGATCCCGCCGCCCAAGAAGGCTTCTTCGATCTCTGGCGCGACCTTTCAGCCCGCCTCCATCACTACCCGGTCGACCTCGTCGCCTACGAAATCATGAACGAGCCGGTGGCGGAAGACCATGAAGACTGGAACCGATTGGTGGAAACCGCTTTGAAGACCATTCGCGAACTGGAGCCCGACCGGGTCATCGTCATCGGAGCCAACATGTGGCAGATCCCAGTCAACGTACCCAAGCTTCGGATACCTGAGAACGACAAGAACATCATCCTCAGCACCCACGTCTACGCTCCACTCGCCTTCACCCACTACAAAGCGAACTGGACTCCTTTCCAAGTCTACGAAGGACCGGTCAGCTACCCCGGAGCGCCCATCACCCAAGAGGTGTACGACGCCCTAGTCGCGGAAAACCCGGCGCTGGCCGACCTGCTCAACAACGCTCGAGAAGACTGGGGCCCGGAACGTCTCGCGGCGGAATTCGCTCCCGCCATCGAACACGCGCGCAAACTCGGCCTGCAGCTCTATTGCGGCGAGTTCGGCTGCTTGCCCACCGTGCCACGCGAGCAACGCCTGGCCTACTACCGCGACCTGCTCAAGGTGCTCGAAGACAACGACGTCGCTTGGGCCAATTGGGAGTACAAAGGAGATTTCGGCATTTTCGAGTGGCATTCGGAAATCACCAGCATCGGGGCGCCCGACCTCGATATGATCGAGGTCCTCACAGGCACGCGCCCGCAATAG
- a CDS encoding ATP-binding protein: MDSPSQENSRLLSRQFSELSLRKKLSIIISSVSLLVVSLSMLTSFLIEFGFFRTRLLEEYQASARIIATNLETSVVFDEVYDARDMISAFRQREYVITAVVYTRDGSILAAYERNPSSDDTERLIPPFDVESGLEGNALYVNVPVMSDGIEIGRVALHAELGELSSFLVARAWIFAALLLLSVSLAIILATKLGRKVSQPILELAKTARRITTENDFSKRQPRLANDETGTLVDAFNEMMETIQSREAEILLAKENAEASSRAKDDFLSVISHELRTPLNPIIGYVEILERKLNKQEDKRQIALVKQYAEHLQKLIGNVIDYSRFERGAVSFSPEPVDYCRLCQNALILLSQSAAEKGIDLTFEHHFDPPELEQTRTLSIDRTKLQQVVLNIISNSIKFTEKGSVVLKTHLRRRGERHRLRIEVTDTGIGIDSTDREKVFQPFTQLNEGLSSEYGGMGLGLAITRKIVEAMGGSLDFESEKDYGSCFWFELPVELSAESDPDPELEPLTPIQQSKSDKRILLVDDQLVNLELGESMLNSCGHRVARARNGKEAVKLAEQEDFSLIIMDIKMPRMDGYETSRAIRSSDNPNKNTPIIAMTAHVTTRGSELSYESGMDDFLSKPFDTANLNHILKKWLGATSSRG; encoded by the coding sequence ATGGACAGCCCATCTCAGGAAAACAGCAGGTTGCTCTCCCGCCAGTTCAGCGAACTTTCGCTGCGCAAGAAGCTGAGCATCATCATCTCCTCGGTGAGCCTGCTGGTGGTCTCGCTCTCCATGCTGACCTCGTTTCTCATCGAGTTCGGCTTTTTCCGCACTCGGCTTCTGGAAGAGTACCAGGCTTCCGCCCGCATCATCGCCACCAATCTGGAGACCTCCGTGGTCTTCGACGAAGTCTACGACGCAAGGGACATGATCTCCGCGTTCCGCCAACGCGAATACGTCATCACCGCGGTGGTCTACACTCGGGACGGATCGATCCTCGCCGCCTACGAGCGCAACCCCAGTTCGGACGATACCGAAAGGCTGATCCCACCCTTCGATGTCGAAAGCGGACTCGAGGGAAACGCCCTCTACGTGAACGTGCCGGTCATGAGCGACGGCATCGAAATCGGACGGGTGGCGCTTCACGCGGAATTGGGCGAACTCTCCTCCTTCCTAGTCGCCAGAGCGTGGATCTTCGCAGCTCTCCTGCTGCTCTCCGTATCCCTGGCGATCATACTGGCCACCAAACTAGGGCGCAAGGTGTCCCAGCCGATCCTGGAGCTCGCCAAAACCGCCCGACGCATCACCACCGAAAACGACTTCTCAAAGCGGCAACCGCGCCTGGCCAACGACGAGACCGGCACGCTGGTGGACGCTTTCAACGAAATGATGGAGACCATACAAAGCCGCGAGGCGGAGATCCTCCTAGCCAAGGAAAACGCCGAGGCCTCCAGCCGGGCCAAGGACGATTTCCTTTCCGTCATCAGCCACGAGCTTCGCACCCCACTGAATCCAATCATCGGATACGTCGAGATCCTCGAGCGAAAGCTAAACAAGCAAGAGGACAAACGCCAGATCGCCCTGGTGAAGCAGTACGCCGAGCACCTTCAGAAACTGATTGGAAACGTCATCGACTACAGCCGTTTCGAACGCGGAGCCGTGAGCTTCTCGCCCGAACCAGTCGACTATTGCCGCCTTTGCCAGAACGCCCTGATCCTGCTCAGCCAAAGCGCCGCGGAAAAGGGGATAGACCTAACCTTCGAGCACCATTTCGATCCGCCCGAGCTCGAGCAAACCCGCACCCTGTCCATCGATCGCACGAAGCTTCAGCAAGTGGTGCTAAACATCATTTCAAACAGCATCAAGTTTACCGAAAAAGGAAGCGTCGTCCTAAAAACCCACCTGCGACGCCGAGGCGAAAGGCATCGCCTGCGTATCGAGGTTACCGATACGGGCATCGGCATAGATTCCACCGACCGGGAAAAGGTGTTCCAGCCCTTCACACAGCTCAACGAAGGCCTCTCCAGCGAGTACGGCGGCATGGGGCTCGGACTCGCCATCACCCGAAAGATCGTAGAGGCCATGGGCGGCTCGCTCGATTTCGAAAGCGAAAAGGACTACGGCTCCTGCTTCTGGTTCGAGCTGCCGGTGGAGCTCAGTGCCGAGAGCGATCCCGACCCCGAGCTGGAACCGCTCACGCCGATTCAGCAATCCAAGTCGGACAAACGAATTCTTCTGGTCGACGATCAGCTGGTGAACCTCGAACTGGGCGAGTCCATGCTCAACTCCTGCGGCCATCGGGTAGCGAGGGCCCGCAACGGCAAGGAAGCCGTCAAATTGGCCGAGCAAGAGGACTTCAGCCTGATCATCATGGATATCAAGATGCCCCGCATGGATGGATACGAAACCTCTCGGGCGATCCGATCCAGCGACAATCCAAACAAAAACACGCCCATCATCGCTATGACCGCCCACGTCACCACTCGGGGAAGCGAGCTGAGCTACGAGTCAGGCATGGACGACTTTCTATCCAAGCCCTTCGACACCGCAAATCTCAACCACATCCTCAAGAAGTGGCTGGGAGCAACCTCCAGCCGCGGCTGA
- a CDS encoding MYG1 family protein codes for MSEATFTHILTHPGSAHKDDLLACCLLLAFNPAPILRKEPAPHELADPHVAIVDVGDSHEPENGNFDHHQFPRDAAPSCALSLVLQYYGLYEDAKQFCEWLEPAEWFDCRGANKTAQWLGVEREIIGKLNSPIDVSLLRRFAASPSHQPGEPVWEMMRMVGQDLVEYLSGLRQRLNEIDRSCQIWKIDEAPDQANLVLFLPRVDPLPEEPSAGIGHYLRQKAIDGQTIGTIYPDRRNTGYGISRYNDHPLLDFTRIEGESDVHFAHKSGFVAKTTATDPKRLRQLLLLGLKTT; via the coding sequence ATGAGCGAAGCGACCTTCACCCACATCCTCACCCATCCCGGCAGCGCCCACAAGGACGACCTGCTCGCCTGCTGCCTCCTGCTGGCTTTCAATCCCGCGCCCATCCTGCGCAAAGAGCCGGCCCCTCACGAGCTGGCCGACCCCCACGTCGCCATCGTGGACGTGGGAGATTCGCACGAACCGGAAAACGGAAACTTCGACCACCACCAGTTTCCCCGCGACGCCGCTCCCTCCTGCGCCCTCTCGCTGGTGCTGCAGTACTACGGGCTCTACGAAGACGCTAAACAGTTCTGCGAGTGGCTCGAGCCGGCGGAGTGGTTCGACTGCCGCGGCGCGAACAAGACCGCCCAATGGCTAGGCGTGGAACGGGAAATCATCGGAAAACTCAACTCGCCCATCGACGTCTCCCTGCTGAGGCGATTCGCCGCCTCCCCGTCCCACCAGCCTGGAGAGCCGGTCTGGGAAATGATGCGCATGGTCGGGCAAGATCTGGTCGAGTACCTCAGCGGCTTGCGTCAACGGTTGAACGAAATCGACCGATCCTGCCAGATCTGGAAGATCGACGAAGCCCCCGACCAGGCGAACCTCGTTCTCTTTCTGCCACGGGTCGATCCCCTGCCGGAAGAGCCCTCGGCGGGGATCGGACACTACCTGCGCCAAAAAGCCATCGACGGCCAAACCATCGGCACGATCTACCCCGACCGGAGAAATACCGGGTATGGGATTTCTCGATACAACGATCATCCACTGCTCGACTTCACCCGAATCGAGGGGGAGAGCGACGTGCACTTCGCCCACAAGAGCGGCTTCGTCGCCAAGACCACCGCCACCGATCCCAAGCGCCTGCGCCAGCTGCTGCTGCTGGGCCTCAAGACCACCTGA
- the map gene encoding type I methionyl aminopeptidase: protein MIVRNEEQNKAIREAAQVAATVLDRMVGLVAPGMNTYDLDQAGRRFIEELGAESACYKYKVGSRIYPAFTCLSVNNEVVHGIGSLERVLQEGDVISVDVCTRYRGYIGDNCRTVPVGRVEPEVQRLLDVTEEAMYDGIRNAVAGNKVGKISNAVQKKVERAGFSVIRDFVGHGVGKSLHEEPQIPNFGRPGDYQRLKKGMVLCIEPMVNMGRHGIVMGEDGWTALSSDGSVSAHFEHTVLVGEDGPEIITVPEGKVAPALG, encoded by the coding sequence ATGATCGTACGCAACGAAGAGCAGAACAAAGCAATCAGAGAAGCCGCGCAGGTCGCAGCTACCGTGCTGGACCGCATGGTGGGTCTGGTGGCTCCGGGAATGAACACCTACGATCTGGATCAAGCGGGCCGTCGATTCATCGAGGAGCTCGGAGCGGAGAGCGCCTGCTACAAGTACAAGGTCGGCTCGCGCATCTACCCGGCGTTTACCTGTCTGTCGGTCAACAACGAAGTGGTGCACGGCATCGGTTCTCTGGAGCGCGTGCTGCAGGAAGGCGATGTGATCAGCGTCGACGTATGCACGCGCTACCGTGGCTACATCGGCGACAACTGCCGTACGGTGCCGGTAGGGCGGGTGGAGCCCGAGGTCCAGCGCTTGCTCGACGTGACGGAAGAGGCCATGTACGACGGCATCCGCAACGCGGTGGCGGGCAACAAGGTGGGCAAGATTTCCAACGCGGTTCAAAAGAAGGTGGAGCGGGCGGGCTTCAGCGTGATCCGCGATTTCGTGGGTCATGGCGTGGGCAAGAGCCTGCACGAGGAGCCGCAGATCCCCAATTTCGGACGTCCGGGAGATTACCAGCGATTGAAGAAGGGCATGGTGCTCTGCATCGAACCCATGGTGAACATGGGGAGGCATGGCATCGTGATGGGCGAGGACGGGTGGACAGCCCTCAGTTCCGATGGCAGTGTGTCGGCTCATTTCGAGCACACGGTTTTGGTGGGCGAGGACGGGCCGGAAATCATCACCGTGCCCGAAGGCAAGGTCGCCCCCGCTTTGGGCTAG
- a CDS encoding AraC family transcriptional regulator — protein MSFPIDTLRIDELFRFEMPAGGQPNPIGIPPGMIRVELMLEGGGWILDGNCSRRVEPGDLVLNQQWDETIYRAYPEKGYVCLSINIRLLPGVDRVALPRFCRWVDGEEHASHFAKRCEALFELQGFDQATLERMMLGEIFFQVEASGYWDERGEIPVALRKAIEYLDSNYLDTVSLASLAKVAGYSRSRFHELFLKYVGVTPLRYQRGLRLRRAKQLALQTTQPIKWIAAECGFSSAASFCSAFAKEVGMTPAEYRRARSQLRGG, from the coding sequence ATGAGTTTTCCGATCGATACTCTACGCATCGACGAGCTGTTTCGCTTCGAAATGCCTGCTGGCGGGCAGCCGAATCCCATCGGGATCCCCCCGGGCATGATTCGAGTGGAGCTGATGCTGGAGGGAGGCGGCTGGATACTGGATGGAAACTGCTCTCGGCGAGTCGAGCCTGGCGATCTCGTTCTCAACCAGCAATGGGACGAAACGATCTATAGAGCGTATCCGGAAAAAGGCTACGTCTGTCTTTCGATAAACATCCGATTGCTACCAGGGGTGGACCGGGTGGCGTTGCCCCGGTTTTGTCGCTGGGTCGACGGGGAAGAGCACGCTTCTCACTTCGCGAAACGCTGCGAGGCGTTGTTCGAGCTCCAGGGCTTCGATCAAGCGACGCTGGAGCGCATGATGCTGGGTGAAATCTTCTTTCAAGTGGAGGCTAGCGGCTACTGGGATGAACGCGGCGAGATCCCGGTCGCCCTGCGAAAAGCGATAGAGTATTTGGATAGCAACTACCTGGACACCGTTTCCCTCGCTTCGCTAGCCAAGGTGGCGGGCTATTCGCGCTCGCGCTTTCACGAGCTCTTTTTGAAGTATGTAGGGGTGACTCCACTACGCTATCAGCGCGGGCTGCGACTGCGTCGAGCGAAGCAGCTAGCCTTGCAGACGACGCAGCCCATAAAGTGGATAGCGGCGGAATGCGGGTTTTCCTCCGCGGCAAGCTTTTGCTCAGCCTTCGCCAAGGAGGTGGGCATGACGCCCGCCGAGTATCGGCGGGCGCGCAGTCAGCTGAGAGGGGGGTGA